TTAGTAATGGCCTTCTTCAGTCAAGGTCAAAGTTAAATGGTCAGGATTTTATTTACCTCTCGGCCACTGGGAAGTTTCTGTCCTCTGCctcacctccttctctccctttctttctcttttcattttttccctctctgtttttattagATTATTCCTTTGTGCCTTTTCCTCACTGCTTTTTGAAACCTTACCACTCTTGTTAATGACAAGCTGCGGGTTCAGGTTGGGGTTGCTGCGGTGGGGTGGGGACCACATTTGGTTCAGTCTTGTGCTATCCATTGAAGGTGACAGGAGGGGCTGTGACTCTGGGTTTTTGACCCCagattctttatttttactagGAAGGGATCCAAGGAAGGAGCTGTTGATGTGAATAGCTGCCCAAGGTGACTGGATCCCAATAAAGAGACCGTCAGCCTGGCCGGGGGCCTCCTTCCCATCCCAGCCACAACCTTTATAGGGTCCGCTTATGAGCCCGGGCAGCTATTAAACCCTGTCCAGCCTGCACTCAGGAATTTAGGACCAGGAAACAAGGGAGTGGGGGTGGGAATGGGCAGAGGGAGGTGAAGTTGGGGTGACTGAAGGTGAaagttgaaaggcatgaaggaATCTGCTTGTTCTTTAGTCATCACCTTAAAATCTTTAGCAGGTGTGTTACTTTTTGTACACATCGGTTTTAATCTCAGTATAGGGAACCACAGTTTTAATCAGCTGGGCGTACTTGCCTCTGCGccttttttacattgtttgttttgagcgTTTTCATTAGCAGCAGTTGAATGACTTCGCCTGTGGCCGGCAAATGGTGTTATACAGTGCGCCATTTTATTTAGAGGGACAGCAAGAAGGCACAGAGGGAGACAGCCGAGTCCAATAAACATGCTGCCTCTGTTTGTTCACATGGGGCTGGAGGTATATAGGTAGGTCTGGTTGGACAGCcgttcaaataaaaatgtgagcttgtgcatgtgtatgtgtgtgcgcgtgcgcacAGACACACCAGCGGATCCAAAAATTCAGATGTCAGTCAAAAAGTCAACAGAGGTATGCTGCTCCCCCCTCACCAGTAAAAGGAGAAGCCAATCAAATCTCAGCTGCCAATCAGCATTTTATCAGCGGGGCCATCTGGCCATCAGCTAATTGTGTCTCTTTTAAGGCTGTCAATCAGCAGTGtcccccctcccttttctcttaaAAATGTCTGCCTTTGAGCCTGCCTTCTGGCTCCAAGGGGTCGCCTGCATGGGGTCGGTGCTTGTTTGTTGACCAGTCTCTCTTAATCAGTTGTTGTATTAGCTTTCATCATAGTTTCAAAGACTTTAAGAACTTATGTAAACAAGATGCTCTGATATAATAAGAGGcctcaaatgtttcttttcttcctctctctgcagcgGTGGAGACCCAGAGCACCAGTTCAGAGGAGATGGTGCCCagttctccctctcctcctcctcctcctcgggtCTACAAACCCTGCTTTGTGTGCCAGGACAAGTCGTCTGGTTATCACTATGGAGTGAGCTCCTGTGAGGGCTGCAAGGTAAATGAAGCCAGAGACACATTTAGGCACATAAAGGCTTTACAGGACATGTATGAATGGAACAGCAGATGTCCATTAACTAACTGCATagctacagtcctggttgaagtcattggcacccctgaattttaattacataGGAAGGTGTTGggtttttcagcaggacaacgacccaaagcacacatccagtagcacaaaagaatggttgaaaagggaaagatggactgtttttaaCCGGCCAGCAGTGAGTcttgacctaaatcccattgaaaacctttggagggagctgaaatctgccattgcaaaaaggactcctgcaaacttaaaggaGCTTGAAAGCATAGCAATGgaggagtggcagaaactaACAGCAGACAGGCGCAAGAAGCTTCAAGGTGCCTACAAGAAACGTTTTTTGacgctgtcattgttgccaaaggttctgcaaccaaatatcagTGAAGGGTGCcgataattgtgtctggggcacattttgtgtttgtattatatCACTATATatgcaagttttattttttattttctctggttTAGTAACCTTTGAcattatatgaaatattttgattatacaaaattggttaattggttaaagatattctaaattctgtacctaaaattcaggggtgccagtcATTTCAACCAGGAATGTATAATGTTTGCTGTTGAGAAAGCCGCCCTCTAGTGTATCCTTACTAATACTGCACACTATTCATGCAGAGCCAAACAGTTGGCTCCTGTGTGACCAGCAAGTGGTTACTGTagcaaaattaaataaaactgttgacaaatTGTAGATTTAGAggttgaaatcaaatgaaaaattaaacacatgaAACTCTTTTTCCTGTCATGAAGCAGTGTACgaggctttttttcttttttaatcgATCCCAGGGTTTCTTCAGACGGAGTATCCAGAAGAACATGGTGTATACCTGCCATAGAGACAAGAACTGTCAGATCAATAAAGTGACCCGCAACCGCTGCCAGTACTGTCGGCTGCAGAAGTGCTTTGAGGTTGGCATGTCCAAAGAAGGTGAGTGTCTAAGACAGTGAGGGGCTCAGGTAAAATAATCCTTCCAAGGTTATCCTTCACCAATCAAGAAATGGCAAAAGGGGAGTTGAGCTTTTTGAAAGTTCAACGGATTGTGTCGCCTCTTTTTACCTGCAGCGGTGCGTAATGACaggaacaaaaagaagaaggatGTAAAGGAGGAGGTGGTGCTGCCAGAGAACTATGAGCTGAGTGGAGAACTGGAGGAGCTGGTTAACAAAGTCAGCAAAGCTCACCAGGAGACCTTTCCATCTCTGTGCCAACTCGGAAAATACACCacagtgagtttttttgttttttttttttaaattcataatcATATCTACCCCTAAACACTCCCAATCCACTCAAGCATTAGCTCACCGCTTTGCCAGGAGGACAAACATAGTATGGACTCTGCAcagccacacagacagaagtgtccctctttctctctcccagaATTCAAGTGCTGACCACAGAGTACAGCTGGACTTGGGCCTGTGGGATAAGTTCAGTGAGCTCTCCACTAAGTGCATTATAAAGATTGTGGAGTTTGCCAAGCGGCTACCAGGCTTCACTACGCTCACCATCGCTGACCAGATCACCCTCCTCAAATCTGCATGTCTGGACATCCTGGTATCAACCCCATGCTCCTATTACTTCCTTAACCGTTCCCCCTTCCACCACTTCCACCTCCCTAACGCTTTCTCATTTGTCATGCTTCTTAACTTGTCAATAGGATACAAAAATGTGATTCTGAACAGCTGCCATAAAACTACTTTGGACTGAAGTTCATCTTTACATTACTAAATGTCCACTTTTGtccttttgtctctgtgtgttttctcctgtctcattttcttcctctactTAGATGCTGAGGATATGCACCCGTTACACACCAGAACAGGACACAATGACGTTCTCAGATGGCCTGACTCTCAACAGGACACAGATGCATAATGCTGGCTTTGGTCCACTCACGGACCTGGTGTTTGCCTTTGCTGGTCAGTTGCTGCCTTTGGAGATGGACGACACAGAGACGGGGCTGCTCAGTGCCATCTGCCTGATCTGTGGAGGTAAATCTGGgctactgttttgtttcagttgacATTGCTTCCATCTGCAGTCATGGAGTTGTTGATGGAAAGGAACCATGACCGAGATCATTTCATAGTTTAGTAACCAGTCAGTAATTTAAAGCCTTTAAAAGTGTTGCTTTGTCTTACTGTTTCGCAGTTCCCTCCCTATCATCTTGTGTGCTATTACGTAGACTGTTACTATTTCCTCTTCACAAACTTCCCTCTTGCCCTCTCAGACCGTATGGACCTGGAAGAACCGGAGAAGGTAGACAAGCTGCAGGAGCCGCTGCTAGAGGCTCTGAAGATCTACACCCGCCGCAGACGCCCGAACAAGCCTCATATGTTTCCACGTATGCTGATGAAAGTCACAGACCTCCGGGGAATCAGCACCAAAGGTCAGCTGAGGCTTTGCATGTCAGAACCTCAGTATAGAAGTCGAGCTGGCTATCAAAGCAGAAAAGTTTTCTTGGTACAGACCGAAAGGCATTTGTAGCACTGAGTATTGGCAACTTTAAAATCCTGAAAGTTGGCATCAGatgtctggtcagatttgtgtttttgttcactctttCCTTTATCAGACTAGAAtaaaaatgtgccatttttaGAAAAAGTTCAGGTGCAAGCTACTTGTCTTAAGAGGTTAACACTTGACATTATTTTGGTATCAGCATCAGACTCAAGAATTGGATCGGCActagtataaaaaaaacaaaagcaaataatacCCAGCCCTTTTTAGGATATCACAGGTTTAAAATAACGAAGCAAATTCACCTTGGAGAGAAGAGACTTgattagtaaaataaaataaaataaaataaaatgatttaatatcaTTGTATCCTAACGTCCTGCGAAATAGCAATTTCAGAGAGACTATGCCATCACCTGCATATATGAAGAACATGGCAGGGAACAGGCATGTTTTCCTGAAAAGAGATGGAACTTGTCAGTGGTtcctttaaaaagtgaaaaattggACATGTGTGAGAGGGTTCCTCCTATTTTCTCCTCCTATATTTTATAACAATTAAGTAAATACACATCTGTCTGTAGGTGCAGAAAGAGCCATCACACTAAAGACGGAGATTCCAGGGCCCATGCCTCCACTTATCCGGGAGATGCTGGAGAACCCTGACGCCTTCGAGGACAGCAGTGACTCAGGGGACAGCGCTGCTGCCGCTCCCCCCGCCATTCAAGCCATCAAGCAAGAGGAGAAAGCCACGTATGAGTCGGCCGtcgaggaggaagaggaggaggaagaggacgacTACTGGGATGAGGAAAAAGAGCGGGGGGTGGACAGCGACGGGGAGCTGTGGggggaggcggcggcggcggcggcggcagggCAAAAGAAAGGTGTGACTGGGAAAACACAGTGAGATAGACACAATGACGCTGCTTCCTCCTCCAGATCCCTGAGCCCTCGCCCAGCTATATCTCCAAAAAAACCTCACAGAATTAGGCTCTTATACAACAACATGTTGCATACagcacatatttacatatactgtacataatttGGACTGAGATTCAAATGTGTTCAGTTCAGCATAAGAAACAAGGAATGGGAGAAGCAAAAGCACTAAATGTCAGTGGGTTGAGGAGAGCACCATTTGAAATCACTGTGCCAAAATGAGACTGTCTAAAAGATATTTCAAAAGTGTTTCGTCCACACAGAGAGGAACTAGAGGTGGTGGACAGAAGAAAATGCACTCCTCCGCTATCTATAAGGGCTATGCTTTGTATAAAATTGATGGTAAAAGTACATTGTAACAACAGAACTCTACGTGGTGTCCATTTGCCGCACGTCTTCTCGAAATTCCTTTTATCACTATTCAGAGAtatgctaattatttttttattgtatggTTTTCCAAGCatgtacacatttttctgtttttatgcctGTTTGTGggactctgttttgttttgttttttgtatatttttcactGGGTCCTGCTCATATTTGTCTGGATATAGTGTATGTGGTTTTCAAGTTTGTCTTTAAACTTATGCATTTCTGCTTTATTGGACACAGTATAAAGCAATAGCAAAGGTAGGAAAGAGCAACAGCAAAGCGAGAGCAAGGTCATGAGCAGGACTCAAACTCACAATGTGACAAGCACATGATAATTAGGTTCACCTTCTAGTTCATGAAAATCTCTGATGGTTCTAACATCTGAAggaaaatattaatgtaatttcaaCTCTGGTGCTTTTGATCCAAATAATATTCTGACAAAGAATGCAAAACAAATATCTCCACCTCTcgacaaaaataaacactcaaCAACAATCAAAAGAATCTAAAGGGGAGTTTTAACGTCAACACACAGTCTCAGGTTGATTCTATCAGGCTCACGTCTCACCTGTCAATAGAGTAAGAAAACTTTCGGTGTGAATGCTCCGACGTAACTTCCCCATCTTCAACAAAAAAACTTCTTACTTCAAGGAGTAGGAACAATTCACTTGCTGTACTCGCCCTTTGTACAGCAACCAGGTATAGGTAAGCCATAAGATTTCCTTTTGTGAGACTGAGCAAAAATCATCCGAACAGACAAAACCCTGAAAAGCAGTTTACTTCGCAGAAAacctcaggtgtgtgtgtgtgtgtgtgtgtgtgtgtgtgtgtgtgtgcgtgtgtgcatgagtgtgtaaCTGAGAGTATTTACCAATACACAGAGTGGTGTTGTACAGATGTGACATTAGTGTCATTACCGCCATAATCCACAGCCAGTGTTTATGCAAATGTCATATTAATAGTAtcttaaaaatgcacacaaaatggCTTTTGTagccaaagaaacaaaatgttttgtaaaagatttaaaagaactCACCCAAAGGCTTCTGGTGGACAGTAGGACATCAATGCAAGCTGAtcaaaaatcacagaaaaagcaataaatacTGCACTTCACATCTTTGAGGTTGCAACCGTCCAACATAAAAcgcaaaacaaataatttacattGGAGGACTTGCCTGCTGTAGCATAGGACCATAGTTTCAAATGATGCGTGTTCATGTGCTCTGTATCTAATGAGCGATGCAGAAACatggatgttttaaaaaacatagctataattctttttttattgaaactatACAACTTTCTTTATGCAAGATGTATAAAATTGTCATTATTTGTGTATGAAAGACTACGCAAGTCTTATTGAACTCCTTAGTAGTtgtaagggaaaaaaatgctccaTCAGCAAGGTGTCCTTCATGGCATCAAAAACATTGCAACAGTGCAGCCGCAACGTTGTTGATGCAGTTTATCGATGTGTGGGATAAGAGTTTCAAgtgtttcagcagaaaaacagctccTATATGACCATTGGGGCGATACACCAGCGGTTTTCAAGTTAGATGGGTCTTTAGCACCAGGTGTAAAGCCATGAAGTACACAGAAGTCGAGTAACGTATTAAATAATCAACACTGATGCCATTACGATGTTTTTTTAGACTCTTAAATTGTGATTTTGCTATTACAGGATAGAAACATCACAGCCACGTGACAAAAGTtatcctctgtgtttttcctcactctgtttctcttcctctgtctcactctcacacacacaaacacacacacaaacacacagacgcacacagtCAATATTTTGCACATCATCAATTCTGCATACTATGTTATTTAGTATTTAAAGATGTTTCTACGTCACATaaccataaataaaaaaagtatataaCGATAACAATAACCAAAAacaatacatgttttttctgtttctgtttcttttctcaatTTTGAGCTGGTGCAATAGATAAGCCTTGCAAGAGACCACAAAGGCCTAGGCTCTAGACAAAAGCATGTGAGTAAATAAAGACAATAAGACCAAAGACAGACATTACATTTGGTCAAAAACACAATCACAGTAATGAATTAAAACGTTCTATTAGGGTCACTGATGTGAAATGTATTCGCTTTGAATTGTGGGATGGAGGAGATTTCATGATCTCAAATTACCTTTGAAGCTGGAaccatttgtgttttatatgttttgttgttgttgtttttaagtgatgtcttaatttttataaacaaaGACTCTGTAGCGTGTAAATAACTTGTCTTCATGTTCAGGGATTCAGGCACCTCATGATTTGACTTATACCAAAACAGCTctgatacacatacacacacacacacaaacaaacacacacacacacacacacacacacacacacacacacacacacacacacacacacacacacacacacacacacacacacacggagagagcgagagagagagagagacacaaagactAGGCTGAtctgttcttgtttttacatttttctgaaaagttagtgcattttttgcaaatttgttgcttattgtttgctcatttgttatttgttgttgtctttcttgtatttttataaaGGCGCTTTTTGTTCTCAGACCTTCCAGTTGCCTAGTTGTCATCTTCTTTCTCGCCATCATTTTGAGCACTTTTACACGGAAAGCCCACACAAGTACAGTACTAGTCTTTTCAAGACTGCCATTGCATGCTTTGAATGTACAGTACTTCTGCTCTGTAggacaatataaaaaaaaatggtaaatatCCCTTTAAAGGAATTCGCCCTCACATATTGTCACCAAAATACAGATGGCCATCaacatgtatttattatcatattttatcaAAGAACCCCATATGAAAGATACTCCTGGACAATTGGTGTCTGCCTATGAAAGTCTAAAAGAGAACATGCAGAGGAGAAGGATATGCAgacaaaaaatatgttattaGCACTTAATGTTCATCCTCAATTTTATTAATCCTAAAGCAGTAAGAAAACCACTAGccacactgataaaaaaaaacaaattctggaAACTTAAGACTTACAAGTTGTGCCACGCTTTCTTTGAATGCAGGCACCCATGAGGTAAAGGCTCTGTATCATGACCTTTGTGAAGGCAGTTTTCTACATGaacagccacaaaaacaacGAGCGAATGATCACAAAATGTTACTAGGTTTTCTTATGAATGTGCACTGCAGCGGTAAACAAGCAACCTGCCGTCCGGCCGTCCTTCTTTGTGTTACCACATGGGGGAGTCAGCCAGCTCActacagagagaaggagaattGAAggtcaaaataataaataaataaataaaaaagacaacactgtTCGTAAACAAAAGTTAAGAAATCCCATGACTCTGCCACTGTTTATCTACTGCTGCTTATTTTATTGTTGCTGCTATTCTTACTTTTGATATTATCATGTTATTTCCgcttttattttcactctcttGCCCTCTCTGTGTTCCCGCGGGAAAAGAAAGTGCCCAGTGAGTGAACGACAGCCTTTATATAACAGCAACCCGTCTGCCAGGAAGCCGAGCATGAAAGAAAGTCATCACATATTATCTTAGGGGAGGAGATCCCAGccatggagggaggggggggggggctgggtgTTTACTGTGTGACTGGTGGAAAGCCAGGTTTGTCACCTCAGGATGGGGTCGATGAGTTGTGGTTGGATCAGCCGCTTCCCTTCACCAGCTTGGGGCTCACAGGGCTGCCTCTTCTCATCCTGAGTTAAAAGGCGGAAGCACAGAaggatgtaaactgcaactttaGCTGTCGTTTAATAATATACAGACCCAAAACATTTGCGTGAAACCATTGACATTTGTGAGCGTTTGTACTTGTTAAGTCTGATGTTTAATATCTATGACATATCATTACTGAAATACAGCACAAGGTACAGTGcttgtattcattttcttaGCATCTAAATATCTGAATGTATCTCTTAGCTGTACATCTTCAAATATAATCTGAATccgatttcaaaataaagtataataaaTATAGATAACAAAACTCATAACTGAACAGGAAGATGTGGTTGCCGTCAAATTcaactaaataaaatattacttttgttttcacacGTGTTAAAACTATGCAATTGTCTTAAAGAAATTCT
This genomic interval from Xiphias gladius isolate SHS-SW01 ecotype Sanya breed wild chromosome 21, ASM1685928v1, whole genome shotgun sequence contains the following:
- the LOC120783309 gene encoding retinoic acid receptor gamma-like, with the translated sequence MATNREHQVRHMTGFPRAMYPFTFNSMRSHSPFDLLASSHLFGRFGADLPKEMAALSVETQSTSSEEMVPSSPSPPPPPRVYKPCFVCQDKSSGYHYGVSSCEGCKGFFRRSIQKNMVYTCHRDKNCQINKVTRNRCQYCRLQKCFEVGMSKEAVRNDRNKKKKDVKEEVVLPENYELSGELEELVNKVSKAHQETFPSLCQLGKYTTNSSADHRVQLDLGLWDKFSELSTKCIIKIVEFAKRLPGFTTLTIADQITLLKSACLDILMLRICTRYTPEQDTMTFSDGLTLNRTQMHNAGFGPLTDLVFAFAGQLLPLEMDDTETGLLSAICLICGDRMDLEEPEKVDKLQEPLLEALKIYTRRRRPNKPHMFPRMLMKVTDLRGISTKGAERAITLKTEIPGPMPPLIREMLENPDAFEDSSDSGDSAAAAPPAIQAIKQEEKATYESAVEEEEEEEEDDYWDEEKERGVDSDGELWGEAAAAAAAGQKKGVTGKTQ